A window of the Ipomoea triloba cultivar NCNSP0323 chromosome 14, ASM357664v1 genome harbors these coding sequences:
- the LOC116004611 gene encoding putative late blight resistance protein homolog R1B-17 isoform X2, which produces MACVAVASLVRTIELEFLQYHPRPLVLHNHLISFNKELIQSFHQKLGFLISQLDEERINGVEAVKHLETKLRDLAFRVEDEIEFLVAHLYDDEYLDGIADLFVEEEDELPVDLCIGKLQRDTDAEKTTQPCVKLGQVFQTAMEEIEAINEELVKIKNRDEVEERKTAHDVLQRSEVISSQAQMVGKNDEFEIIKKLLTELGSKEKKVVSIVGMGGIGKTTLARQVYEDSSVSIHFDVRAWVVASQLHNKRQMLTGLLNSISRQGSLEESTDEDLALKLYQCLKRQRYMVVVDDVWSGEAWDDVSNCFPEDGNGSRVLLTTRLAEVANYSSSNSDFSHHMQLLDQSDSWNLFCEKSGKFRGVEFEIIGRSIVEKCKGLPLAIIVVAGLFSKLSTLNEWENIAKVLDSSTTTTIAAICSKILLLSYNHLPHHLKACFLYLGVFPEDYAINANQLARLWSAEGLVNTSENENFDVVADRHIHELMDRNLILVNKWSCCGRKIKVFGVHDLLHAFCVNEAQKENLLLVVRENGSDFPQRCFRWVSIQSSKLDVSTLCYSSRSCRSFFCFSHNDISLNWEQFKLVRVLFFTSPLMHTNIVDFVHLRYLSVPGNQNIAKLFKAWNLQTLSTINAVDKNYLEFPQLQYFACISIRAHSPKFVHQNLQCLSLFEPEHCTKEFFTHVPHVKKIRIARGDRRESNDCIENLVNLQHLERLDINANKWDNTSPNIVQINSHIVLLKSLKRLRFQGNHFEWNGINVLCKLPRLEVLKLNGGSCVGKQWKLPEDDKFCQLIVLKIDSTHLKGWKATGDNFPKLEHLSLSSFSTLKEIPSGFAEISKLKSIQLAYCRPSMVASAEKIKEEQLDYLNNIVDVVVVER; this is translated from the exons ATGGCTTGTGTAGCTGTAGCCTCTCTTGTGAGGACAATAGAGCTTGAGTTCTTGCAATATCACCCTCGTCCACTTGTACTGCACAATCATCTCATCTCTTTCAACAAAGAATTGATCCAATCTTTCCACCAAAAGCTTGGATTTCTCATAAGTCAACTCGATGAGGAAAGAATCAATGGTGTTGAAGCAGTTAAACACTTGGAAACGAAGCTCAGGGATTTAGCTTTCAGAGTGGAAGATGAAATCGAATTCCTAGTAGCAC ATCTTTATGATGATGAATATTTAGACGGAATAGCAGATCTCTTTGTGGAAGAGGAAGATGAACTCCCAGTAGATCTGTGCATTGGAAAACTACAGAGGGACACAGATGCGGAGAAGACGACTCAGCCTTGTGTGAAACTTGGTCAAGTTTTTCAAACTGCAATGGAAGAAATTGAAGCCATCAACGAAGAGTTGGTGAAAATCAAGAATAGGGACGAGGTAGAAGAAAGAAAGACAGCCCATGATGTTCTACAAAGGTCTGAAGTTATTTCCTCCCAAGCACAAATGGTCGGCAAAAATGATGAGTTTGAGATTATCAAGAAGCTGCTAACTGAACTTGGATCTaag gaaaaaaaagttgtatcaaTTGTAGGTATGGGAGGAATCGGTAAGACAACTTTGGCTAGACAAGTTTATGAAGATTCATCAGTTTCTATCCACTTTGACGTGCGAGCCTGGGTTGTAGCATCCCAGCTTCACAATAAGAGGCAAATGCTTACAGGTCTTCTTAATTCAATTTCCAGACAAGGCAGCCTAGAAGAATCTACTGACGAGGATCTTGCTTTAAAACTCTACCAATGTTTGAAGCGTCAAAGGTACATGGTTGTGGTCGATGATGTGTGGAGTGGTGAGGCATGGGATGATGTTAGCAATTGCTTTCCTGAGGATGGAAATGGAAGTCGAGTATTGTTAACTACTCGTCTTGCAGAGGTGGCAAATTATTCTAGCTCCAACAGTGACTTTTCTCATCATATGCAATTATTGGATCAAAGTGATAGCTGGAACTTATTTTGTGAAAAGTCAGGTAAATTTCGTGGTGTTGAATTTGAGATAATCGGAAGGTCAATTGTTGAAAAGTGCAAAGGATTGCCTCTAGCAATAATTGTGGTTGCAGGATTGTTTTCCAAACTTAGCACACTAAATGAGTGGGAGAATATTGCAAAAGTTCTAGATtcttcaacaacaacaactattgCAGCAATATGCTCAAAAATACTATTACTGAGCTACAATCACTTGCCTCACCATTTAAAGGCATGCTTTTTATATTTAGGAGTTTTTCCAGAAGATTATGCGATCAATGCTAATCAGCTTGCAAGGTTATGGTCTGCTGAAGGACTTGTAAACACATCGGAGAATGAAAACTTTGATGTAGTGGCTGATAGACACATACATGAACTTATGGATCGAAACTTAATTCTTGTGAACAAGTGGAGTTGTTGcggaagaaaaattaaagtgtttggggTGCATGATTTATTGCATGCATTTTGTGTGAATGAAGCTCAGAAGGAAAACCTTCTACTTGTTGTTCGAGAAAATGGTTCAGATTTTCCTCAAAGATGCTTCCGTTGGGTAAGCATACAATCATCAAAATTGGATGTCTCTACACTATGTTATTCTTCAAGAAGCTGTCGGTCTTTCTTCTGTTTTTCACATAACGACATAAGCTTAAATTGGGAACAGTTCAAGCTAGTGAGAGTACTCTTCTTTACTAGCCCTCTGATGCACACAAATATTGTGGATTTCGTTCATTTGAGATACTTGTCGGTGCCTGGTAATCAGAATATTGCGAAACTGTTTAAAGCTTGGAATCTTCAAACACTTTCTACTATTAATGCAGTTGATAAGAACTATTTGGAGTTCCCACAACTACAATATTTTGCTTGCATATCTATTAGGGCACATTCTCCCAAATTTGTTCATCAAAACTTGCAGTGCCTTTCTTTGTTTGAGCCTGAACATTGCACAAAGGAATTCTTTACACATGTTCCACATGTAAAGAAGATACGGATTGCCCGTGGTGATAGAAGAGAGTCCAACGATTGCATTGAGAATCTTGTCAATTTACAGCATCTGGAGAGACTCGATATTAATGCTAATAAATGGGATAATACGAGTCCAAACATAGTCCAGATCAACAGCCATATTGTTCTCTTGAAAAGTCTTAAGAGGTTAAGATTTCAAGGTAATCATTTTGAGTGGAATGGAATTAATGTTCTTTGCAAGTTGCCGAGGCTGGAGGTGCTCAAGTTAAATGGCGGTAGCTGTGTAGGCAAACAGTGGAAGCTACCTGAGGATGACAAATTCTGCCAGTtaattgttttgaaaattgattcAACTCATCTCAAGGGTTGGAAAGCTACGGGTGATAATTTCCCAAAACTTGAGCAcctctctctttcttctttcagcACATTGAAAGAGATCCCTAGTGGGTTTGCAgaaatttcaaaattgaaatcaatCCAATTAGCGTACTGTCGTCCTTCTATGGTGGCTTCAGCTGAAAAAATCAAGGAAGAACAACttgattatttaaataatattgtgGATGTGGTTGTGGTCGAGCGTTGA
- the LOC116004635 gene encoding putative potassium transporter 12, whose product MERGEIEESITVGLLRRTGTGGSGESRWVDGSEVDSESPPWSIHGDEGLREGYGSVRRRLVKKPKRVNSFDVEAMEIVGDHAHHKKDLSLAGTLALAFQTLGVVYGDVGTSPLYVFADVFSKVTITSEIDVLGALSIVIYTIALIPLMKYVFIVLKANDNGEGGTFALYSLICRYANVNLLPNRQPADEGISSFKLKLPTPELERALNIKDALERKSFLKTLLLLLVLTGTSMIIGDGILTPAMSVVSAVSGLQGKIPGFGTNALVITSIVILGALFSIQRFGSSKVGFTFAPALAIWFFSLGSIGIYNLFKYDVSVVRALNPAYIFLFFSKNSSKAWSALGGCVLCITGAEAMFADLGHFSVRSIQIAFTGVVFPCLLLAYLGQAAYLMKHPNSASTVFYSSVPDGFFWPIFVIATVAAIIASQAMISASFSCVKQAMALGCFPRLKVVHTSKRHMGQIYIPVINWFLMLMCMAVVAAFRSTTDIANAYGIAEVGVMLVSTTMVTLVMVLIWQTNLFLALCFPLVFGSIELLYLSAVLSKILEGGWLPLVFASFFLSVMYVWNYGSVLKYQVEVKQKISMDFVYDLGSTLGTVRVPGIGLLYNELVQGIPSVFMQFLLDLPAIHSIIVFVCIKYVPVPVVPQEERFLFRRVGPKDYHMFRCVARYGYKDVRKEDHQAFEQLLVDSLEKFLRKEAQDLALESVSSVTRQTDDVASTRSSDAGDGSGIEGLKVPLIQQDEGSEEGVAADDESALLLPASAMSADEDPSLEYELSALREATESGFTYLLGHADVRAKKSSWFIKKLSINYFYSFLRRNCRGGAATMRVPHMNIIQVGKTYMV is encoded by the exons ATGGAGAGAGGGGAGATAGAAGAGAGTATTACAGTGGGATTGTTGAGGAGGACTGGTACCGGCGGGAGTGGGGAGTCAAGGTGGGTGGATGGGAGTGAGGTGGACTCAGAGTCACCTCCATGGTCAATACATGGGGACGAGGGGCTCAGAGAAGGGTACGGATCTGTTAGGAGAAGGCTTGTGAAGAAGCCCAAGAGAGTCAATTCTTTCGATGTTGAAGCCATGGAGATTGTTGGTGATCATGCCCACCATAAGaag GATCTTTCACTTGCGGGAACTCTTGCTCTAGCATTTCAAACGCTTGGTGTGGTATATGGTGATGTGGGAACAAGCCCTTTGTATGTTTTTGCTGATGTGTTTAGTAAGGTAACCATAACTTCAGAAATTGATGTCTTGGGGGCATTATCGATAGTGATATATACAATTGCTCTCATTCCCCTCATGAAGTATGTATTTATAGTACTGAAGGCCAACGACAATGGAGAAG GAGGAACGTTTGCTCTGTATTCATTGATCTGCAGGTACGCAAATGTTAATCTTCTCCCAAATCGCCAGCCGGCCGATGAAGGTATCTCCAGTTTTAAGCTCAAGCTGCCCACACCGGAACTGGAAAGGGCACTAAATATAAAGGATGCACTGGAACGTAAATCCTTTTTGAAGACCCTTCTCTTGCTCTTGGTCCTCACAGGAACATCAATGATTATAGGGGATGGTATCTTGACACCAGCAATGTCGG TGGTGTCTGCTGTGAGTGGTCTTCAGGGTAAGATACCCGGTTTTGGAACAA ATGCTCTTGTTATCACTTCGATAGTCATACTTGGTGCATTGTTCAGCATACAACGATTTGGGTCAAGTAAAGTTGGCTTCACATTTGCTCCAGCCCTTGCTATCTGGTTCTTTAGTTTGGGGTCAATTGGAATTTACAACCTGTTTAAGTATGATGTTTCTGTGGTAAGGGCATTGAATCCAGCTTatatctttcttttcttctcgaAGAATTCCAGTAAGGCATGGTCAGCTCTCGGTGGCTGTGTTTTATGCATCACAG GAGCCGAAGCAATGTTTGCTGATTTAGGTCATTTCTCTGTGCGATCTATACAG ATTGCGTTCACTGGCGTGGTCTTCCCCTGCCTTCTCTTAGCCTACTTGGGCCAAGCTGCATATCTCATGAAACATCCAAATTCAGCCAGCACAGTATTTTATTCCTCTGTACCTG ATGGGTTTTTCTGGCCAATATTTGTGATAGCTACAGTTGCTGCTATAATTGCCAGCCAGGCCATGATATCTGCTTCGTTTTCTTGCGTCAAGCAAGCCATGGCTCTCGGATGCTTCCCACGGCTAAAGGTAGTTCACACCTCGAAAAGGCACATGGGTCAGATTTACATTCCCGTAATCAATTGGTTTTTGATGCTCATGTGCATGGCTGTAGTTGCTGCTTTCAGAAGCACAACAGACATAGCAAATGCATACG GCATAGCTGAAGTTGGCGTGATGTTGGTGAGCACCACTATGGTTACGCTAGTGATGGTTTTGATATGGCAAACGAATCTGTTTCTAGCGTTGTGCTTCCCGCTTGTATTCGGGTCAATAGAGCTTCTGTACTTGTCTGCTGTACTGTCAAAAATCCTGGAGGGCGGTTGGCTTCCGCTCGTCTTTGCTTCGTTCTTCCTGTCCGTGATGTACGTGTGGAACTATGGGAGCGTGTTGAAGTACCAGGTCGAGGTGAAGCAGAAGATCTCGATGGATTTCGTGTATGACCTCGGGTCTACCCTTGGAACTGTGCGAGTGCCGGGCATTGGCCTGCTTTACAACGAGCTCGTCCAAGGTATCCCCTCGGTTTTCATGCAGTTCCTGCTCGACCTTCCAGCAATCCACTCGATCATCGTGTTTGTTTGCATCAAGTATGTCCCAGTGCCCGTCGTCCCTCAGGAGGAACGGTTCTTGTTCCGAAGGGTCGGCCCGAAGGACTACCACATGTTCCGGTGTGTTGCCCGATACGGTTACAAAGATGTGAGGAAGGAAGATCACCAAGCATTTGAGCAGCTCCTGGTGGACAGCCTTGAGAAGTTTTTAAGGAAGGAGGCTCAGGATCTTGCCCTGGAGAGTGTCAGCAGCGTGACACGTCAGACTGATGACGTGGCATCCACCAGGTCATCTGACGCGGGAGATGGCAGTGGGATAGAGGGTCTCAAGGTTCCATTGATTCAGCAGGACGAGGGGTCGGAAGAAGGCGTGGCGGCCGATGATGAGTCAGCGTTGCTATTGCCAGCTAGCGCCATGTCAGCGGACGAAGATCCCAGCTTGGAGTACGAGCTGTCAGCGCTCCGCGAAGCCACCGAATCGGGTTTCACGTACTTGCTGGGGCACGCTGACGTGAGGGCCAAGAAAAGCTCATGGTTCATCAAGAAACTCTCCATCAATTACTTCTACTCATTTCTGAGGAGGAACTGCAGGGGTGGGGCCGCCACAATGCGAGTTCCTCACATGAATATAATCCAAGTTGGGAAGACATACATGGTCTGA
- the LOC116005310 gene encoding serine/arginine-rich splicing factor RSZ21A-like translates to MSRVYVGNLDPRVTERELEDEFRIYGVLRSVWVARRPPGYAFIEFDDRRDALDAIRGLDGKNGWRVELSHNSSGGRGGRGRGGGGGGGGGDDSKCYECGEPGHFARECRLRVGPRGLGSGRRRSPSPRRRRSPSYGRRSYSPLGKRSPPRRNLSPRRGRSYSRSPPYRRGHRDSPYGNGSPAYRRGRRESPYANGD, encoded by the exons ATGTCCCGGGTGTACGTTGGGAACTTGGATCCCAGAGTAACGGAGAGGGAGCTCGAGGATGAATTTCGCATTTATGGTGTCCTTCGGAG TGTATGGGTTGCTAGAAGACCACCAGGCTATGCATTTATTGAGTTTGATGATCGCAGGGATGCACTAGATGCTATCCGTGGATTGGATG GAAAGAATGGCTGGCGTGTGGAGCTTTCTCACAATTCTAGTGGAGGCCGTGGTGGCCGTGGCCgtggtggaggtggaggtggaggtggaggtgaTGATTCAAAGTGTTATGAATGTGGTGAACCTGGTCATTTTGCTCGTGAATGCCGCTTGCGCGTTGGCCCAAGAGGATTGGGAAGTGGGCGGCGTCGAAGTCCCAGTCCTCGACGACGTAGGAGCCCAAGTTATGGACGAAG GAGCTATAGTCCTCTTGGCAAGCGATCCCCACCACGTCGCAACCTTTCTCCTCGTCGTGGTAGGAGTTACAGCAGGTCACCTCCTTATCGCCGTGGTCATCGAGATTCACCATATGGCAATGG GTCACCAGCATATCGCCGTGGCCGTCGTGAATCACCCTATGCAAATGG AGATTGA
- the LOC116004611 gene encoding putative late blight resistance protein homolog R1A-10 isoform X1, producing MACVAVASLVRTIELEFLQYHPRPLVLHNHLISFNKELIQSFHQKLGFLISQLDEERINGVEAVKHLETKLRDLAFRVEDEIEFLVAHLYDIEEEDDVGIADLVLKEEKPQRDTDAEKATQPCVKLGQNFQTAMEEIEAIKEELLKIKNRDEVEERKTAHDVLQRSEVVSSQAQMVGKNDEFEIIKKLLTELGSKEKKVVSIIGMGGIGKTTLARQVYEDPSISIHFDVRAWVVASQLHNKRQMLIGLLNSISKQGNLEKSTNEDLALKLYQYLKRQRYMVVVDDVWSGEAWDDVSNCFPDDGNGSRVLLTTRLAEVANYSSSNSDFSHHMQLLDQRDSWDLFCEKAGKFCGAEFEIIGRPIVEKCKGLPLAIIVVAGLFSKLCTLNEWENVAKALDSSTTTTIAATCSKILSLSYNHLPHHLKACFLYLGVFPEDYAINANELVRLWSAEGLVKTSENENFDVVADRHIQELMDRNLILVSKWSCCGRKIKVFGVHDLLHAFCVKEAQKENLLHVVRENGSDFPQRCFRWVSIQSSNFDVSTLCYSSRSCRSFFCFSDNDISLNWEQFKLLRVFFFTSYLMYKNIVDFVHLRYLPPALDNQNIVKLFKAWNLQTLSICADDRNYLEFPQLQYFACLFMRGQSPKFVHQNLQCLSWLKPMRCTKEFFTLVPNVKKIRISGERRECNDCIENLVNLQQLERLYINANQWHFTSPNIVQINSHIALLKSLKRLRFQSNRFEWNGINVLCKLPRLEVLKLSGACVGKQWELPEDDKFCQLIVLKIGSTDLKDWEATGDHFPKLEHLSLFSCKKLKEIPSGFAEISKLKSIQLADCRPSVVASAEEIKEEQLDYLNNIVDVVVAERRGYSAYTRVSKPESDEYESDEA from the exons ATGGCTTGTGTAGCTGTAGCCTCTCTTGTGAGGACAATAGAGCTTGAGTTCTTGCAATATCACCCTCGTCCACTTGTACTGCACAATCATCTCATCTCTTTCAACAAAGAATTGATCCAATCTTTCCACCAAAAGCTTGGATTTCTCATAAGTCAACTCGATGAGGAAAGAATCAATGGTGTTGAAGCAGTTAAACACTTGGAAACGAAGCTCAGGGATTTAGCTTTCAGAGTGGAAGATGAAATCGAATTCCTAGTAGCACATCTTTATGATATTGAAGAGGAAGATGATGTCGGAATAGCAGATCTTGTTTTGAAAGAGGAAAAACCACAGAGGGACACAGATGCGGAGAAGGCGACTCAGCCTTGTGTGAAACTTggtcaaaattttcaaactgCAATGGAAGAAATTGAAGCCATCAAGGAAGAGTTGCTGAAAATCAAGAATAGGGACGAGGTAGAAGAAAGAAAGACAGCCCATGATGTTCTACAAAGGTCTGAAGTTGTTTCCTCCCAAGCACAAATGGTCGGCAAAAATGATGAGTTTGAGATTATCAAGAAGCTGCTAACTGAACTTGGATCTaaggaaaaaaaagttgtatcaaTTATAGGTATGGGAGGAATCGGTAAGACCACTTTGGCTAGACAAGTTTATGAAGATCCATCAATTTCTATCCACTTTGACGTGCGAGCCTGGGTTGTAGCATCTCAGCTTCACAATAAGAGGCAAATGCTTATAGGTCTTCTTAATTCAATTTCCAAACAAGGCAACCTAGAAAAGTCCACTAATGAGGATCTTGCTTTAAAACTCTACCAATATTTGAAGCGTCAAAGGTACATGGTTGTGGTTGATGATGTCTGGAGTGGTGAGGCATGGGATGATGTTAGCAATTGCTTTCCTGATGATGGAAATGGGAGTCGAGTATTGTTAACTACTCGTCTTGCAGAGGTGGCAAATTATTCTAGCTCCAATAGTGACTTTTCTCATCATATGCAATTATTGGATCAAAGGGATAGTTGGGACTTATTTTGTGAAAAGGCAGGTAAATTTTGTGGTGCTGAATTTGAGATAATCGGAAGGCCAATTGTTGAAAAATGCAAAGGATTGCCTCTAGCAATAATTGTGGTTGCCGGATTGTTTTCCAAACTTTGCACACTAAATGAGTGGGAGAATGTTGCAAAAGCTCTAGATTCTTCTACAACAACAACTATTGCAGCAACATGCTCAAAAATACTTTCACTGAGCTACAATCACTTGCCTCACCATTTAAAGGCATGCTTTTTATATTTAGGAGTTTTTCCAGAAGATTATGCGATCAATGCTAATGAGCTTGTAAGGTTATGGTCTGCCGAAGGACTTGTAAAGACATCGGAGAATGAAAACTTTGATGTTGTGGCTGATAGACACATACAAGAACTTATGGATCGAAACCTAATTCTTGTGAGCAAGTGGAGTTGCTgtggaagaaaaattaaagtgtttggggTGCATGATTTATTGCATGCATTTTGTGTGAAGGAAGCTCAGAAGGAGAACCTTCTACATGTTGTTCGAGAAAATGGTTCAGATTTTCCCCAAAGGTGCTTCCGTTGGGTAAGCATACAATCATCAAATTTTGATGTGTCTACACTATGTTATTCTTCAAGAAGTTGTCGATCCTTCTTCTGTTTTTCAGATAATGACATAAGCTTAAATTGGGAACAGTTCAAGCTATTGAGAGTATTCTTCTTTACCAGCTATCTGATGTACAAAAATATTGTGGATTTCGTTCATTTGAGATACTTACCTCCGGCGCTTGATAATCAGAATATTGTGAAACTGTTTAAGGCTTGGAATCTTCAAACACTTTCTATTTGTGCAGATGATAGGAACTATTTGGAGTTTCCACAACTACAATATTTTGCTTGCTTATTTATGAGGGGACAATCTCCCAAATTTGTTCATCAAAACTTGCAGTGCCTTTCTTGGTTGAAGCCTATGCgttgcacaaaagaattctttACACTTGTTCCAAATGTAAAGAAGATACGGATTTCCGGTGAAAGAAGAGAGTGCAACGATTGCATTGAGAACCTTGTCAATTTACAGCAGCTGGAGAGACTCTATATTAATGCTAATCAATGGCATTTTACGAGTCCAAATATAGTCCAGATTAACAGCCATATTGCTCTCTTGAAAAGCCTTAAGAGGTTAAGATTTCAAAGTAATCGTTTTGAGTGGAATGGAATTAATGTTCTTTGCAAGTTGCCTAGGCTGGAGGTGCTCAAGTTAAGTGGTGCCTGTGTAGGCAAACAGTGGGAGCTACCTGAGGATGACAAATTCTGCCAGTtaattgttttgaaaattggTTCAACTGATCTCAAGGATTGGGAAGCTACGGGTGATCATTTCCCAAAACTTGAGCacctctctcttttttcttgcaagaaattgaaagagatcCCTAGCGGGTTTGCAgaaatttcaaaattgaaatcaatCCAATTAGCGGACTGTCGTCCTTCTGTGGTGGCTTCAGCCGAAGAAATCAAGGAAGAACAACttgattatttaaataatattgtgGATGTGGTTGTGGCCGAGCGACGTGGCTACTCCGCCTACACTCGG GTTTCTAAGCCTGAGTCTGATGAATACGAGTCTGATGAAGCTTAG